TACATAGTAAACGAGTCCTATATCCACTATACTGTTAAATCCGATATTAGAAAATATTAATTTAATATACTCCATGACACCACATCCCCAATATAATTTATGTTATTCCACCGTATTGCTTTCCAACAGCTGCATCTGTTTGGAAGTATCACTCAATGATCTTTTCATTCTAATTTTTGTGTTTTCGTTAAGCTCTGAGCTTTCAATATATTCCATTATTGGATAAACAACATGCTCTGTTCCGCCGCCATCAGTAGTTCCTTTATATACCCATAGAGGTATGTATGTAATTTCTTTAATATTTACTTCACCGGTTTCACCATTTTTTTCAATGTTTATGTCTACAATTACTCCATCCTCGGTATATTTTGAAACCTCTTCTGATAAACCATATGGCAATAACGTTTCAACTCTTTGATTTGACAGAAAATTTCCCATTGAATATGCTACAAATTTAGTTTTTCCGCCGTATTCAAGCTTTTGTGCAGGCTGTATTACGTGGGGATGACTTCCAAGAATTATATCTACGCCTTCTTCAAACATTTTATCGGCAAGCACTTCCTGTCTTTCTGCCTGAAATCTTGAATATTCGTCTCCCCAATGCATACATGCAATTATGACATCTGCATTTTGGCTTTTTGCATAAACAATGTCTTCTGAAATCTTTGTTTCATCTATTATATTTATCATTGCATCCAGATCTGCTGAAGACATAACAGATTCCAGACCGTTTACCATTTCCGTGTAAGAAAGAAACGCAAGTTTTATACCCTTAATCTCTTTAATCAATACTCTTGTTTCAGGCTTTTCTGTATATGTCCCGATAGGATCCATACCCCTTGCACTTATCTCATTAACGGTTCTTATTACACCAGCTTTTCTTGTATCAAGGCTGTGATTATTAGCCGTTGATAAAACATCAAATCCTGCATCTTTTATTGCATCCAGCACCTCATCCGGCGCATTGAAAATAGGGTACCCTTGGTATGCATACACAGAATCTCCTGCTGTTGTTCCTTCAAAATTTGCAATTGCCAAATCAGCTGACTGAAATAATCCCTTAACGGCTTTAAAACTATTTTTAAAATCATATTTGCCTGTTTTTGAATCATATGCACCATCCAACTGAGATGGGTGAAACATAATATCGCCGGTTGCTTTAAGGTTAATTGTAACATTTGGCTTTGCTACCGGTTCAATCGGTATCTCCGGTTGAGAAACATTTGTAACATCTTCGAAATCTGCTTCTCCAATATCATTTTTTCCTTTGCTGTCCTTGCCCATGCCATTTACAACAAATGATGCTGCCAAAATACTTACAATTACAAACAGCCCCAGTGACAGCAGCCGAATTCTTTTTTTTCTACGTCTATATTTTCTGCTCATTTAATTACCTCTTTATTTATATTCCATATTTAATATTAACTTACCATGAAAGATTTTGCAATAAATTAATTATTAAAAAACACTTAAAATTAAATTACACAGGCTTCCTAGGCTTTATAAGACACTTGGGACCATATCCGATTAGATCATGCCTGTTTTCCTTTTGCAAAGCTTTTAAAACTAAGTTGTAATTCTCTCTTTTACTGTATTGCATAAGAGCACGCTGCATTCTTTTGTCTTCTCTTTCTTTAGGAACATATATACTTTCACCTGTGAGAGGATTAAAACCCGTATAATACATACAAGTTGAAAGAGTTCCCGGTGTCGGATAAAAATCCTGAACCTGTTCTGGTATATACCCCATATCTCGTATATATTCCGCAAGTTCAATGGCATCTTTAAGATGTGAACCCGGATGTGATGATATAAAATATGGAACGATATATTGTTCTTTATTAATTTTTTTGCTCTCCGCATAAAATTTTCTTACAAATTTATTATAAATATTTATCGATGGTTTTCCCATAAGTTTAAGTACAGATTCTGAAACGTGCTCAGGTGCCGTTCTCAGCTGACCACTTACATGATATTTGCATAGTTCTTTTATAAATTCGTCATTATTATCATATATCGCATAATCATATCTTATACCAGAACGAATAAAAACTTTTTTAATTCCTTTTACATTTCTTATTTTTCTGAGAAGCTCTAGATAATCACTGTGATCAACCCGAAGGTTTTTGCATTTTTCAGGACTAAGGCACTCTCTGTCTTTACACACCCCGTACTTACTCTGTTTCTTACATGCTCTGATTCTAAAATTTGCCGTTGGTCCGCCTACATCATGTATATACCCTTTGAACTCTTTATCATTCAATATCTTATCAACTTCTTTCAATATTGAATCGTGACTTCTGCCCTGCACAACTCTTCCCTGATGGAAATTCAGAGCACAAAAACTGCAGCCACCGAAACAGCCTCTCACACTGGTTATGCTGAATTTTATTTCTTTTAATGCCGGCACTCCGCCTGATTTTTTATAAATAGGGTGGCAGTCCATCATATAATTCAGGTCATAAATATCATCCAATTCCTGCATTGTCAACGGATCCATAGGTGGATTCTGCACAACATACACTGTATCATATTGTTCAACCAACGTTCTGCCTGTCTTAGAATCTGTATTTTCATATTGAATCTTAAAGCTTTTTCCAAATTTTTGCTTAGAAGAAGCTGTCTCTTCATAAGAAGGTAAGAAAATTGGATCAAATGGTCTATCTTTGTCCTTGGTTTTATATACCGTTCCGTTAATAAATGTTATTTCATTTACCGGTATTCCGGCTTCTAACGCCTCGGCAATTTGCAGTATTGATTTTTCTCCCATACCGTAAACAAGCAAATCAGCACCAGAATCCATCAGTACAGACCTCTTCATACTGTCGCTCCAATAGTCATAATGGCTTAATCTTCTTAAACTTGCCTCAATGCCGCCTATAATTATAGGTACATGCTTATATGCCTCTCTAATGCGATTCGAATATACTGTTACTGCCCTATCCGGTCTCAGCCCGGACTTACCTCCCGGCGAATATGCATCAGTACTTCTTTTTTTCTTAAAGGAGGTGTAATGATTCACCATTGAATCAATGTTACCGGAATTAACCAAAAAACCCAGTCTAGGTTCGCCAAGCTTTTTAAAAGAATTAATATCTTTCCAGTCAGGCTGAGCAATTATTCCTACCTTATAGCTGTATCTCTCCAATAATCTGGATATAATTCCTGTAGCGAAAGAAGAATGATCTACATATGCATCACCTGTCACAAAGACAAAATCGCACTGAGCCCACCCTCTTTTATTCATATCTTCTATGCTTATTGGTAAAAAATCCATTTTCCCTCCGTATCTTTTATTATGTTTGTTAACCTCATTATACCATTATATATATTTTTTACAAAGTACAAATACAGTAACTCTCCGCATAAAAATAAACAGGAGAGCACTCCTGTTTATCCATTATATTGCACAACTTATTCAGCAATAACTTCTACAGTATCTCCATTAGAAAGTCCGGCAGCATTTCCCTCTTCAACATCAAGGTGCATATCAAGTGCATATGTATCACTAACTCTGATTAATACATTATCAAATGTTACACCTCTGGGACCTCCAGCCTTTACCTTAACAATATCTTTATCTTTTAAGCCATACTTTTCTGCATCTGTAGTATGCATATGAATATGTCTTGCAGCAGCAATTACTCCTCTTTCCAATACAACTTCACCTTTTGGTCCTACTAGTTTGATTCCTGGAGTACCTTCAGTTTTACCTGAATCTCTTACAGGAAGATTTTTTAAACCAAGAGTGAAACCATCTGAAAGAGACAGCTCTACCTGAGATTCTTTTCTTGCAGGTCCGAGAATTCTAACTCCGCTTATTGTCCTTTTCGGTCCCACTAAATCAACTTTCTCATCGCATGCAAATTGTCCAGGCTGGCTTAAATCTTTTATAGGTGTTAATTCATGATCCGCTCCGAATAATATATCTATATGCTCCTTTGTAAGATGAACATGTTTGTTTGACAACCCTACTGTAACTTTAAAATTCATTATTATCCTCCATAATTTATATTTCCAATAAAAATTATATTATATTTTGAAGGTTTTATCAATGGTTAAATTTTATTTTTTGCACATCTTAATTCCCGGTTTCCTTAGAAATATACTTGACCCATATCATATAGAGCCCGCTTACTACCGTCAACAAAATAAAATAGTATGAAATATATATAGAGATGGTATTGTTAGGCATAGCTGCTGATGTTATATAGAAAAAAACCGCCGCAAATACATAAACAATTATCTTTTTATTATCAAAAACATTATTTTTAAGTTTGCTTTTTTTCTTTACAAATGATTTTTCTTCATATATTTTTTTAGAAAAGTATTCTTTTCCGGGAAGTATACCCGCCTCATCCATCATATTGAACAAAGCGTTCGAATCTATTATTTCTATGTGAAGTTTATCTTCGAATTTTTCTAATAATTTTTTGGCTTCCTCATTGATTTCAACGGTCGTCACAAGATATCCAATTTTAATGCTGCTGCTGCACATAAAAGAAATCATACTTCTTACATCTGTTTTCTCAAGTTCTGTTCCTTGGTAAAGTTTATAAATTTTTATGCAATTTATCAGACCGTCTTTTTCCGCAAGAAACATATGCCTCCCTTTTTTAATAAAATTTCTGCAGCCTTTTTTTTCAAATAAAAAACCTATAAGCATCCCAAAATCATCATTGTTTATTTCCTCAATTTTTTTCCTGAAATGTTCAGTTTTCAGCCTATAAATTAACTTTTCCTCACCTTCGCGCCTCTTTCTTGTTATATTCAGCTTATTGACAAGAGTAAAAATCAAAAAAACTTCTGCTGCTATTAAAATTGAAAACTTCAAATCTGAAGTTATAAAAAAAATTACTAAAAGAACAATCATGCTGAGCAATACTTTGTACAATACCAAATCAGCCCTGTAACTGAAATAGTTTCTTGTTCCTATAGCTTCACTTATGTACCCTTTTTTTATTTTATTTTTCTCTTCCATAAAAAATCACCTCTTAGAAATTATTTCCAAAAAAGGTGATTTTATACCACTATATTCCGTTTACTGCTTCCTCAAGCTTATCAAGGTGTTTAATTGGGAAATATGCAAGCAGTTCTTTAAACTGTTCAACAGTAAGCCCTTGTGCATGAGTGTATAATTTTATTTTTTCATCTAAACTTGCATTTATAAATTCTTGTTTAAGTTCTTCAAATTTTTTCTCCATGTTTCTCCTTTTCATCATTTATGGTATTTTAAGCCGCAGGTGAAATAATACAAAGCAATTCTGTTTCTTCTTCTGACGGATTAAATAATTTATGAGGCACATTTGAACAAATATAAATACTGTCACCTTCCTCAACTATTTCATTGTAATCAATGAAATTAACAATCAATTTTCCTTTTATTATTATTACACATTTATCAGAATCTATTATGGAAAAATTATCATTATCCCACATGCCGGGTCTTAAAGAATATCTGTAAATATTCATCTTTATCTTGCTTTTATATTCTTCTGTAATAGGAACAATATATTCAAGTTCGCTGTCATTTGCAGGAATTTTTAATTTTTGCCTGTCTTCTTTCCTTGTAACAACAACGCTGTTGCTGTCGTCAAGGAAATAGTACGGAGAAACATTCAGTACTTCGCAAATCTTCTTCAGCGCTGTTAATGATGGTTCAATTAAATTTCTTTCTACTTGTGATATATAACTTGCTGTAAAACCTGATTTTACTGATAGTTCTTCAATTGTCATTCTATTAAATTTTCTTAATTTCCTTACTTTATTACCGTCCATTTACATACTCCGAATAAAATTTGTATGAAGATATTACTCCAATTTGCAAAAATAGTCAATAAAATTTTAAACGGATAAAACATAATTATATCTGTTTTTCAACATCATTGATTTTATTAAAGCACTTTAACGGCAAACTTCATTGCATGTCTCCAAAAATCAATACCAGCTGTTATAATCTATTCCCTGAAAAGTTGCATCATTATTGTACATTGACAAAGATGCCCATCGGCTGCACGCATCTTTAAAATTACTTTCATCTACCTTTTCATTGCCTTTTATGTGGATATATGATACCAAGTTATTTGTAAGTAAATCATATGCGTTGATGCGATGCAAATTTTCATCATATTTAAAATACAAATTATTCATTGTATATTCCATTACATGCCTCCTCAATACATTTTTTATTCTCTTATAAAGTATTTTCCTAATTATTATTTAATATTCACCTTTTTAACATATACCTTGTGTTGGAATAATACTCTAACTTAAGGAAAACATATAAATGAGTTTTAAAAAAATACAAGGAGGTGAAATAATGAGCAAGGGTAACGGCAGAAATACAAAAAAAGGAATGGGCAATGGATTTGATAATTTTAAAGGAACAAGCAATGGTGTTTCGTCAAGCATTGAAGACCGATTGAATGATCTTAATTCGTACCCGAGGAAACCAAATTCGCTTGATAACAAAGCTGGAAACTTCAAATATACAAATCCCTCAAACAAGGATATAAAAGAATTTAAAAATAAAATTAAATAAATAAAAGCCGGAAATTTCCGGCTTTTCACTTTTTATTAGTTATTTTTAATTTAAAACACATATAATATTAATAGTATTAAATTAATATCAGGGGGTAGAGATGGCACACTCAAGCAATCCATATCGAGTCAGGAACAGGCTCTGCAATAAATCAAACGCCATTCCAGACGAAACAGGTACATTAGACATTACTGTTTATCACAAAGATTTAGTAGAACCATTGTCTAATGCATTGGTAAAAGTGTATAAAATATCTGTTTCTGGCCAATACGGCGAAGTTGGTGAAGGACGGCTGGTTCATCAGGCAATAACAGACAGCTCAGGAAAAATCCCTCCGGTCAAGTTATCTGCAGTCAATGAACTTATGGATGATAATTATAGCTTTTATTCTATAGCGATTCATCATCCAACACACCACAGCGCTTATATTTTTAATGTTGAAATATTCCCGGACGTAGCAACAAAATACGATGTGTCACTTAAATTTATGTACAATAATGAGGACTTTTTTGAGTTTATTATGCAGCCTAGGAAATCTCAAACAATGTAGAATGTAGATTAATCAAAGAATATTTAGATGAATTTACGATGTATGCAGCCACATAATAACTAGATCAGCCATTCACCAAGCAGCGATCCCATAAGAGTAACCGCTGTCTTGGCAGTTTGATTTTTAGTATCAATTATAGGATTTACTTCAACAAATTCTGCACTTACGAGCTGTTCCGACAAGGCAATCATTTCAAGAGCTAAGTGGCTTTCTCTTAAAGTAAGTCCTCCAGGAACTCTTGTTCCTGTACCATGCACATAGGTAGGGTCTATACTATCCATATCAAAACTAACATGTATTCCGTCCGTACCGTTACCTGCAATTTTAATAGCTCTTTCTATAATATCCGCCATTCCGTAACGATCAATTTCATGCATGGTAAATACTGTAATACCAAGTTTTTTTAATATTTTTCTTTCTCCCTGATCCAGATCCCTGCACCCGATAAAAACAATCTTATCCGCCATAAGTTTAGAATCATTTCCTCCTATTGACGTCAATGATTCATGCCCGATTCCAAGGCTCACAGCAACCGGCATACCATGTATATTTCCTGTTGGAGATGTTTCCTCGGTATTTATGTCTCCATGGGCATCAAACCAAATCACACCAAGATTTTTCTTATTCTGCAGCACTCCAGCAATAGTACCTATGGCAATGCTGTGGTCTCCTCCGAGCACAAGCGGAAATCTGCCTTCGACCATTACCTCAGACACTTTGTTACAAAGTTCTGTGTTTACTCTTGCAACTTCTTCCAAGTATCTGAGCTTAATACCGTCAGATAACGGACTTACCGGCTTATTAGCAAGTATATCTCCTTCATCTTTAACGTCATAGCCTATGGCAGTCAGTCTTTCTGTAACTCCTGCATAACGTATTGCTGCCGGCCCGAGACTTACTCCCGGAGTTCCCGCACCTAAATCAATTGATACTCCAATTATTGAAATTTTAGAATTTATTGATGATTTCATACTTCCTCCTTTTATAATCTATTACACTATGCATATTAGTCTGTTCCTATAAAAAGATTTTAATCGAATATTTTTATACTATATTCAAAATTAAAATTATGAAAATGCGCGCAGTGTTACAACTACAAGTTCCGGGCGATTAAATATGCGAAGCGGGAAAATGCTGTTTCCAAGTCCTCTGCTCACTGACATCGATGTTATTCCATCTGTAATTATTCCCTCTGAATATTTAGGAAAAAAGCCCTGGTTTGGAGATAGTATTCCTCCTAAAAACGGCAACCTTATCTGTCCGCCGTGTGCATGACCTGCAAATACAAAATCTATTCCTGCCCTTTTGTATAAACTGAAATATTCTGGCCTGTGGGAAAGAAGAATATTAAAATCCGTCAATGACTGTTGCAATAATTTATTTACGCTATCCTCCATATATGACACATTAATCTCAGCTCCATAACCCTTCATATAAAAATTAATTGCAGGATCAGCCGTCCCCATAATACCAATTGCTGATTTTTGTCTGTTTATAGCGACATATGAACCATCCATAATTTTTACATTCAAATCACTTAATGTTTGCTGCAATTTATTGTAATGTTCCGACATCTGCTCATGATTTCCCGTTACATAGTACACAGGAGCAGTTTTCACAATCTCCCTTAAAAAAACTGCTCCTGCCCCAACATCTGTTCTTCTTCTGTCTATCAGATCTCCGGTTATTACTATTATATCCGGTTTTATTTTAAATATGGCATCGTCTAGCCTTCCTCTAAAGTTTTTGTTGTGCAGGTCGGAAATATGAAGAATCTTAAATCCATCAAATTCTTTCGGCAGATTTTTTTTAATGATACTGTGTCTAGTTACTTCCAAAGCATTATTCTGCCATACAAAAAAGAAAACAGATGCCGCTATTGCAGCAATTATTTGATATGCTTTCATACGCCTATTTTACTCCGAAGAATCTTCTTCCCTAACTGGTTTTAAAAGCTCTCTGGCTAATTCTGACATATGTGTAGGCACATATATGTCTATACCGTATAAATTCACTCCCGTATATATCTCCATTATCTCCCCGCTACCCTTTGATTTCTTCAGGACAGGTATACCATACGACGTAAGTTTTGAAGCAATTATTTCTGCCTCAATCGTATTGAGGTTTGAAGCAAGTAATTCTTCTTTATTATCATCAACATTATCATTAATCATGGCATTCTCCTAATTAATTACTTTACTACTTTACTTAATTATATCAGATAAAATATAATATTACCATAAAAATCCTTTGCATACTGCCTTTTATTACAAATAAAAAAAGGCCGAGCTACATTAATTTTATCAAAAATTAAAAGCTCAAGCCTCCTAATTTTAATTATTTGCCTGTCTAGGAATTTTAACAGCTTTTGAAACAGACTTCCAAACAGCTTGTGCAAGGTAAAAGTCAACCATGCTGTGAACCACCGTTCCGACACCTACCAGAATGATAACAGACATTACAAAACCCTTAGCATAATATCCTGCGCTCATACCGTTGCCGAAATAAAATGGAATTACTGCAACAATTTCGCTGAATCCATGGATCACTGCTATTACAAATGAATAAACCAGAGAATTCTTAAAAGAATTTAAGGTATTCGGAAATCTTTTCAAATATAATGCCCCCGCCAATGCAAAAACAATATGAGACGCTGCACGAAATACTACCACTATTGGAAAACCCGCGAGCAAAAAACCTACTGAAGTACCTATTGCAACAGCCGCAGCTGTTATCGGAGAAATAAACATTGCAATAAAAATTGCAACATGACTGGCAAGAGTAAACGATGCCGGTTCCATAGTTATTTTAATTGGAGAGATTATAGGTATTAATATTCCAATTGCACATAAAAGTGCTGCTGTTACAGTTGAATTAAGACTATTATTTCTGTTCATATACATTTCCTTTCGTTGTCTGTCTTGTCATGTGTCTTGACACTAATTGATATTATTATAGCCTTCTGCATTGGAAATGTCAATATGAAATTATTCTTCAAAAATAATGCCGTCTTTCTTTAATGATTCTATTATTCTGTCCCTTGCTTCTTTGTCTTTGCACTTGATTCTGTGAAGATGTACACCTTTCGTAAGTCTCATGAGCGGCTGAGTATCATTGCATAATATCTTTTTCAGAAATTCGTCTGCTTCATATCTTGTGGAAATTCTAAGCTCTCCGGAAATTTCACCGTATACGGCGTGCTCTACTGTTACATCGAGGATTGTACCTCCATTGTCTACGACAGCATACAATTCATCGCGCATATTTCCCTCATTGTGACAGCATGCAACGGTAAATATAAAATCCTTTTCTTCCTTTGCACAATCAAGTACGTATCCTCTGGGGGTTGCAGATATTTCTAATCCTGATGCTCGCATAAGAGCTATATCTCCCACAATAACCTGCCTGCTGACCGAATATTTTTTTGCAAGAGCAGTAGCTGTTATCGGAGAAGAATTTTTGCTTAACACATCCTGTATTTTTTTTCTTCTTTCTTCAGATGTCATATACTCACCACCATATATAATAAAATCCCGTCAGAAATTACTCTTACAGGATTTCGTTCTTATTTTAAAAATCGGAGTGAAAGGATTTGAACCTTCGGCCTCATGGTCCCGAACCATGCGCGATACCAAGCTTCGCTACACCCCGAAAACATTACTATTATATATCAAGCAAGGTTGTTTGTCAATTTATTTTTATTGTTTTTAAGGCTATTAATTAGAAGCTAATTTTTACTCTTGCTAATACAGCATACTCTGCAAAACATCATTTATATAAGTAATAAAGGCGGAAAATATATGATGTTTTGTATTACACCTTTCCTTATCATATAAAATTTATGAATTGAAACTAATATAATTATTTTCCTATTCCGTTCTCTCGGGCATAGAAAAAAAGATACTGCTGAGCGTAGCCTGAGAATTCCCCAAATTTGTTTTCAGCAAATTTTCTTATATCGACATCTTTTGTAGTTTTGTCTACATACAAAGTTTGCATCACCCTTCTAACCCAAACATCAACAGGAAATGTATCAAATTGTCTCATTGAAAATAAAAGTACACAATTTGCAACCTTGTCCCCTATTCCTGCATAGGTTTTAAGGTAAGCCAGCCCCTCATCATATGATGTATTTTTTATATTGTAAACAATATCTCTTTCATTCAAAAATCTTTCTGCAGCCTCCTTAATCCTCGGTGATCTGAAGCCCGCCTTGCATTCCTGTATTTTTTCTACTTCAGCTTTTGACAACTGCTCTGCATCGGGAAAGCTGAAGTAATCCCTTCCTCTGTAGTTTCCAATATAATTTCCAAAAGCCGCGCTCAAATTCTCTATAACCTTTTTAATCATCGGAATTCTATTATTTGCTGAAATCATAAATGAAACCATGGTTTCCCATTCGTCCTGATTCAAAATTCTTATACCGTATCCGAATTTTATCGCTTCGGACATAATTTCATCTGTGTCTACACGTTTTTTTATTTCTGCATAATCGGTTTTTAGATCAAAATATTCTTCAATAAGGTCAATATCGCTTTCAGTAACATTGTTAATAATAACATCCGAATCATTCTGTTCAACATTTATAACCTTGTTTTGAATCACTCCCGTATATGTTCCATCCTCTTCTCTGTTCCACCTGAAGCATTGTCCGCACTCAAAAATATGTTTAATATTAAAATCTCTCACATCACTGAGTATTAATTTGTTTTTTTTGTAATCTATATTCATCTTGGTCCCCTCTAAAGCTTTTCAATAAAGCTACCGTGTCCGTAATTTCTTGCTTCTTCCATGCTATCTTCCGCATCTTCCAGCTTATCTTGCATCTCAAGTATTCTGCTTTTAAAATAATATCCAATTGAAATTCTATAATCATTTCCCGCTGCTTCTATCAAATTGTTGAAAAATTCTCTGCACTTGGATATATTTCCATTGTAGAAGTCAGAAACCGCATAAATCAATTCAATAGTTATCTTGTTATAATCCCTGCTGTAATATTTGTCAATGGTAGCTCTTACATCATCCAGCACTTCATTTGCCTTTTCAATACTGCCGTTAAAATACATACTTAAAAGCATGTTATGATAATATATTACCTGCCAGTTTGGAGGTATTTTAGTTACTTGCTCGGTCAAAATGTCTATAGCTTCGCTAAATTCTCCGGCATAAAAAAGTCCGGTTGTTTTCTGAATAAGATTAATGTTCTTTTCCTTTTCGCTCAGCATTCTCATAAGCAGTTTATCAACTTCGGCGATGTATTTTTCAGGATTTTTTTCGATGTATAAAAGTCTCTTGAATAAATTTACCTGTTTTTCCAAAACACTTTTTCTCCTGATCGTATAAGCAAAAACAATTGCCAGGACTACCAGTATTAAATACATATCTTCTCCTCATTATTGTACGGAAAATTTTTCTATAAAACTTCCCTTCCCGTACTCCATTGCTTTTTTAAAATTTTCATCAGAATCTTCTAAATTCTTTTCCTTTTTTTCGATCATGCCCAAAAAATAATACCCAAAAGATTTTCTGTAGTCATTGGCTCCCGTTTCAGCCAAGTGAGTAAAATACTTTTTAGAAGCTTTCCCATTGTAAAATTCAGATACCGAATATACTATATCTATAAATTCTTTGTAATATTCATTTTTCCTGAATTCTTCAAATATAGGCTTTGCCTCCTTGAACTTTTCGTTTGCTTTATTCTTATCTTTTTTGAAGTAATACGCCAGCACCATGTTCTGATAATATATTGGTAACCAATTTTTTGGAGCATTATTGAATTTTTCCAGCTCATTGATTACTTCATCGAACCTTCCGGCGTATAAAAGGCCTG
Above is a window of Sedimentibacter sp. MB35-C1 DNA encoding:
- a CDS encoding DNA-3-methyladenine glycosylase, whose protein sequence is MNIDYKKNKLILSDVRDFNIKHIFECGQCFRWNREEDGTYTGVIQNKVINVEQNDSDVIINNVTESDIDLIEEYFDLKTDYAEIKKRVDTDEIMSEAIKFGYGIRILNQDEWETMVSFMISANNRIPMIKKVIENLSAAFGNYIGNYRGRDYFSFPDAEQLSKAEVEKIQECKAGFRSPRIKEAAERFLNERDIVYNIKNTSYDEGLAYLKTYAGIGDKVANCVLLFSMRQFDTFPVDVWVRRVMQTLYVDKTTKDVDIRKFAENKFGEFSGYAQQYLFFYARENGIGK